In Raphanus sativus cultivar WK10039 chromosome 5, ASM80110v3, whole genome shotgun sequence, the following proteins share a genomic window:
- the LOC108860660 gene encoding soluble inorganic pyrophosphatase 1-like — MSEEETKENNQKLQRPAPRLNERILSSLSRRSVAAHPWHDLEIGPGAPQIFNVVVEITKGSKVKYELDKKTGLIKVDRILYSSVVYPHNYGFVPRTLCEDNDPIDVLVIMQEPVLPGCFLRARAIGLMPMIDQGEKDDKIIAVCVDDPEYKHYTDIKELPPHRLSEIRRFFEDYKKNENKEVAVNDFLPSENAIEAIQYSMDLYAEYILHTLRR; from the exons ATGAGTGAAGAAGAAACGAAAGAGAACAACCAGAAGCTGCAGAGACCTGCTCCTCGTCTTAACGAGAGGATCCTCTCTTCCTTGTCCCGACGATCCGTTGCTGCTCATCCATGGCATGATCTTGAGATTG GACCCGGAGCTCCACAGATTTTCAATGTG GTCGTTGAGATCACAAAGGGGAGCAAGGTCAAATATGAACTTGACAAAAAGACTGGACTCATTaag GTTGATCGTATTCTGTACTCATCAGTTGTTTACCCTCACAACTATGGTTTCGTTCCTCGCACCTTATGTGAAGACAATGACCCTATTGATGTACTAGTCATCATGCAG GAACCTGTCCTTCCTGGTTGTTTTCTGCGTGCTCGTGCTATTGGATTAATGCCTATGATTGATCAG GGTGAGAAAGATGACAAGATTATTGCAGTCTGTGTTGATGATCCTGAGTACAAGCATTACACTGACATCAAAGAACTTCCTCCTCACCGTCTCTCTGAGATCCGTCGTTTCTTTGAAGACT ACAAGAAGAATGAGAACAAGGAAGTTGCAGTTAATGATTTTCTGCCATCTGAGAATGCTATCGAAGCTATCCAGTACTCAAT GGACCTTTATGCTGAGTACATTCTCCATACCCTAAGACGTTGA
- the LOC130512667 gene encoding NAC domain-containing protein 5-like gives MENMVGLRFLPTDEEIVDHYLRLKNNGGSNTSHVDQVISTLNICNFDPWDLPPQSRIESSNQVWYFFGRKESKYKKGERQKRKTKSGFWKKTGVTYSIKRKRGNREKIGEKRVLVFYKSGSKSNWVMHEYHHTSCLSPNESGAYTICKVQFKGEASKISSSSGVDNVEHSHSLATPMNNPGESENSSQFSGFLDHHQEMQFEAETQMNFEELLSYDLESLLAS, from the exons ATGGAGAATATGGTGGGGCTCAGGTTTCTTCCGACGGACGAGGAGATCGTAGACCATTATCTCCGTCTGAAAAATAATGGTGGTTCCAACACGAGCCATGTCGATCAAGTCATTAGCACTCTCAATATTTGTAACTTCGATCCTTGGGATTTACCTC CGCAGTCGAGGATCGAGTCGAGTAACCAGGTTTGGTATTTCTTCGGACGCAAGGAAAGCAAATACAAGAAAGGTGAGCGACAGAAGAGGAAAACCAAGTCCGGTTTTTGGAAGAAAACGGGCGTTACCTATTCTATCAAGCGAAAGAGAGGTAACCGCGAAAAGATAGGTGAGAAAAGGGTTTTGGTGTTTTACAAGAGCGGTTCCAAATCCAACTGGGTTATGCACGAGTATCATCACACTTCTTGCCTCTCTCCTAATGAG AGCGGGGCATATACAATCTGCAAAGTACAGTTTAAGGGTGAAGCGAGTaagatctcttcttcttccggTGTCGACAATGTTGAGCATAGTCACTCTTTAGCCACTCCTATGAACAATCCTGGAGAATCTGAG AATTCAAGTCAGTTTAGTGGTTTTCTTGATCATCACCAAGAAATGCAGTTTGAAGCTGAAACTCAGATGAATTTCGAAGAACTGTTAAGCTATGATTTGGAAAGCTTGCTTGCTtcttga
- the LOC130512325 gene encoding silicon efflux transporter LSI2-like yields MAMAPVVKLVLGSIAFAIFWILAVFPSVPFLPIGRTAGSLFGAMLMVIFQVITPDQAYAAIDLPILGLLFGTMVVSIYLERADMFKYLGTLLSWKSRGAKDLLCRVCLVSAVSSALFTNDTCCVVLTEFVLKIARQKNLPPHPFLLALATSANIGSSATPIGNPQNLVIAVQSRISFWEFLLGVFPAMIVGITVNAAMLLAMYWRLLSDRKEEEEENEVSEVVEEEDVTSHRFSPATLPHLSSFRSEETNVRTDPETLRNRGASSGESIASRDHQADAESQGESYPIPTTNNDVLVFRTKRWRRVLWKSSVYLITLGMLVSLLMGLNMSWTAITAALALVVLDFKDARPSLEKVSYSLLIFFCGMFITVDGFNKTGIPTALWDLMEPYANIGEVKGTVVLAVVILVLSNVASNVPTVLLLGARVAASAAAGGEEKKAWLLLAWVSTVAGNLTLLGSAANLIVCEQARRAVSQGYTLTFTKHIKFGLPSTLIVTAIGLFLIK; encoded by the exons ATGGCAATGGCACCAGTAGTGAAGCTGGTCCTAGGCTCCATAGCCTTCGCAATCTTCTGGATATTAGCTGTCTTCCCATCAGTCCCTTTCCTCCCAATCGGTCGAACAGCCGGCTCCCTCTTCGGCGCCATGCTCATGGTCATCTTCCAAGTCATCACCCCGGACCAAGCCTACGCAGCCATCGACCTCCCCATCCTCGGCCTCCTCTTCGGAACCATGGTCGTCAGCATCTACCTCGAGAGAGCCGACATGTTCAAGTACTTGGGTACGCTCCTCTCTTGGAAAAGCAGAGGAGCCAAAGACTTGCTCTGCCGCGTCTGTCTCGTCTCCGCCGTCTCCAGCGCTCTCTTCACCAACGACACTTGCTGCGTTGTGCTGACCGAGTTCGTGCTGAAGATCGCTAGGCAGAAGAACCTCCCTCCTCACCCCTTTCTGCTCGCTTTAGCCACGAGTGCTAATATTGGCTCTTCCGCGACTCCTATTGGTAACCCTCAGAATCTTGTTATTGCTGTTCAGAGCAGGATCTCGTTCTGGGAGTTTCTTCTTGGAGTCTTTCCCGCTATGATCGTTGGGATCACTGTTAACGCTGCGATGCTTCTCGCTATGTACTGGCGGTTGTTGTCTGATCGtaaagaagaggaggaggagaatgaAGTTTCTGAagttgttgaagaagaagatgtcacGTCCCATCGGTTTTCTCCAGCTACGTTACCGCATCTCAGCTCTTTCAGATCGGAGGAAACTAACGTGAGAACGGATCCCGAGACGCTCAGGAACAGAGGAGCTTCCTCTGGTGAGAGCATTGCGTCTAGAGACCACCAAGCTGACGCTGAGTCACAAGGAGAGAGCTATCCTATTCCTACCACCAACAACGATGTGTTGGTGTTTCGAACCAAGAGATGGAGAAGAGTTTTGTGGAAATCGAGTGTTTATTTAATTACGCTTGGGATGCTTGTATCTCTGCTTATGGGGTTGAACATGTCGTGGACTGCGATTACCGCGGCTTTAGCTCTTGTTGTTCTTGATTTTAAAGATGCAAGGCCGTCTCTGGAGAAAGTATCTTATTCGCTTTTGATATTCTTCTGTGGGATGTTTATAACTGTCGATGGATTTAATAAAACTGGTATCCCTACGGCTCTGTGGGATCTCATGGAGCCGTACGCGAATATAGGGGAAGTTAAAGGAACCGTGGTTCTAGCAGTTGTGATTCTTGTCCTCTCCAATGTAGCCTCCAATGTACCAACCG TGCTATTGTTGGGAGCAAGAGTAGCGGCATCAGCGGCGGCAGGGGGGGAGGAGAAGAAGGCGTGGTTGTTGCTGGCGTGGGTGAGCACGGTGGCTGGAAACTTGACGTTGCTTGGTTCAGCGGCTAACTTGATAGTGTGTGAGCAAGCTCGCAGAGCAGTGAGCCAAGGATACACTCTCACTTTCACTAAACACATCAAGTTTGGTTTACCTTCAACGCTCATCGTTACGGCCATTGGTCTCTTCCTTATCAAGTAA
- the LOC108859796 gene encoding uncharacterized calcium-binding protein At1g02270 — protein sequence MRLNSSLAPSTSISCTTFNILAPIYKRVDQLNQSIRESHFRALWFTRNQKILDLLLLHQRSSVICLQEVWVANEELVNMYHDRLGSAGYSIFQLPRTNRRGDGLLTAIHKDYFELVNYRELLFNDFGDRVAQLLHVKSVLPFPLDGRQNVQQEFLIVNTHLLFPHDSSLSIARLHQVYKILEYLEAYQKENKLSHIPIILCGDWNGSKRGHVYKFLRSQGFISSYDVAHQYTDSDAHRWVSHRNHRGNICGVDFIWLCNPTSSNSRKPLRTSWVEAVFSIIKYQLQKASIAEDKAFAFLGGKNHSDTLTYSGFCKGLRKVNLTGIPHGLSFQETKELWVRAHLDGNGVFDYEELKKIWNMRMVDQSEKCKESVMESKKEEEEEAVGLKVERAVLFPQETEKGLWPEDYSLSDHACLTVQFSSVKSAL from the exons ATG AGACTGAACTCGAGCTTAGCTCCTTCAACGAGTATTTCGTGTACCACTTTCAATATCTTGGCTCCCATTTATAAACGCGTTGATCAactg AATCAGAGCATTCGAGAGAGCCATTTTCGCGCCCTTTGGTTTACTCGGAACCAAAAGATTTTAGATTTGCTATTACTCCATCAACGGTCCTCAGTGATCTGTCTCCAG GAAGTTTGGGTTGCGAATGAAGAACTGGTGAACATGTACCATGATCGCCTTGGCTCTGCAGGCTACAGTATTTTCCAGTTGCCTAGAACAAACCGTCGTGGTGATG GTCTTTTAACAGCCATACATAAGGACTACTTTGAACTTGTAAATTACCGGGAACTGCTCTTTAACGATTTTGGAGACCGTGTTGCTCAGCTCTTACATGTCAAATCAGTTCTTCCCTTCCCTCTTGATGGGAGACAAAATGTTCAACAAGAATTTCTTATAGTCAACACTCATCTCTTGTTCCCACATGATTCTAGTTTATCCATTGCAAGACTGCATCAG GTTTACAAGATTCTTGAATATCTTGAAGCTTACCAAAAGGAAAACAAACTTAGCCACATACCCATTATTCTCTGCGG tgaCTGGAATGGAAGCAAGCGTGGGCATGTTTACAAATTCTTGAGATCTCAAGGGTTCATATCATCATACGACGTTGCTCATCAGTACACGGATAGTGATGCTCATAGG tgGGTTAGCCATAGGAACCACAGGGGAAACATATGCGGAGTTGATTTCATATGGCTATGTAATCCTACTAGCAGCAATTCAAGAAAACCATTGAGAACAAGTTGGGTCGAAGCTGTTTTCAGCATTATCAAG TATCAACTCCAGAAAGCTTCCATAGCTGAAGACAAGGCATTTGCATTTCTTGGGGGAAAGAATCATAGTGATACACTAACATACTCTGGATTCTGCAAAGGGCTTCGAAAGGTAAATCTAACGGGTATACCACATGGACTTAGCTTCCAAGAGACAAAAGAGCTATGGGTTCGAGCTCATCTTGATGGAAATGGTGTCTTCGACTATGAAGAACTCAAG AAAATTTGGAACATGAGGATGGTGGATCAGTCTGAAAAGTGCAAAGAGAGTGTAATGGAGagtaagaaagaagaagaagaagaagcggtcGGATTGAAAGTGGAGAGAGCTGTTTTGTTTCCGCAGGAAACAGAGAAAGGATTGTGGCCGGAAGATTACAGTCTCTCTGACCACGCTTGTCTCACTGTACAGTTCTCATCGGTCAAAAGTGCTCTCTAG